In uncultured Desulfobacter sp., one DNA window encodes the following:
- a CDS encoding NADP-dependent glyceraldehyde-3-phosphate dehydrogenase, which produces MNNQHKIDSLFTAESNIPEAFRMPEPMEQKEFLVNGEVHHWGGPVQDVFSPVCVETNGSFEKMRIGSYPLLTQKEALEALEAACKAYDSGRGLWPTLAVEDRIRHLEEFAYRMKEKRQEVVRLLMWEIGKNLQDACNEFDRTLDYILGTIDALKDLDRAGSRFDITQGVAAQIRRAPLGVVLCMGPFNYPLNETFTTLIPALIMGNTVIFKPPKLGVLLHRPLLEAFQSAFPPGVVNTVYGRGAMVTGPLMESGRIDVLAFIGTSRVGDQLKKKHPHPHRLRCVLGLEAKNPAIILPDAKLDVAVKECLLGALSFNGQRCTALKLLFVHESIAETFLDMLCREVEKLEPGLPWQNEVGITPLPEENKTAYLQELINDAQHGGATIRNESGGIVNQTFMFPAVLYPVTPQMRVFKEEQFGPVIPVVPYKSVEEPLGFVTDSDYGQQISIFGTDPDRIAELIDPLVNQVCRVNINSQCQRGPDTFPFTGRKDSAEGTLSMSDALRVFSIRTLVAGKLNDINKDIISTITRERKSRFLSTNFLL; this is translated from the coding sequence ATGAATAATCAACACAAGATTGACAGTCTGTTTACCGCAGAATCTAATATCCCGGAAGCGTTTCGAATGCCAGAACCCATGGAACAGAAAGAATTTCTGGTGAACGGCGAGGTTCATCACTGGGGCGGCCCGGTGCAGGATGTGTTTTCGCCGGTATGCGTAGAAACGAACGGTAGTTTTGAAAAGATGCGTATCGGCAGCTATCCGCTGCTTACACAAAAAGAGGCTCTGGAGGCATTGGAGGCGGCTTGCAAGGCTTATGACAGTGGCCGGGGACTCTGGCCGACCTTGGCTGTGGAGGACCGCATCCGTCATCTGGAAGAGTTCGCTTACCGCATGAAGGAAAAGCGCCAGGAGGTCGTTCGCCTGCTTATGTGGGAGATCGGCAAGAATCTTCAGGATGCCTGCAACGAGTTTGACCGCACCTTGGATTATATTTTAGGTACCATTGATGCGCTCAAGGATCTGGACCGGGCCGGGTCTCGGTTTGACATCACCCAGGGGGTGGCAGCCCAGATCCGCCGTGCGCCTCTGGGGGTGGTCCTTTGTATGGGGCCTTTTAACTATCCTTTGAACGAAACCTTTACCACTCTGATCCCGGCTCTTATCATGGGGAACACTGTCATCTTCAAGCCGCCCAAGCTCGGTGTTCTGTTGCACCGGCCCCTGCTTGAAGCATTTCAGAGCGCCTTTCCGCCGGGGGTCGTCAATACGGTATACGGCAGGGGGGCCATGGTTACAGGTCCGCTAATGGAATCGGGCCGCATTGATGTCCTGGCTTTTATCGGCACCAGCCGGGTCGGCGACCAGCTTAAGAAGAAGCATCCCCATCCCCACCGCCTGCGATGTGTGCTTGGGCTGGAGGCTAAAAATCCCGCTATTATTCTGCCCGATGCAAAACTCGATGTGGCGGTTAAGGAGTGCCTTCTGGGGGCTCTGTCATTCAACGGTCAGCGCTGTACGGCCTTAAAGCTTCTGTTTGTGCATGAATCCATTGCCGAAACATTTCTGGACATGCTCTGCCGGGAGGTGGAGAAGCTTGAACCGGGACTGCCCTGGCAAAACGAGGTGGGGATTACACCCCTGCCCGAAGAGAACAAGACCGCATATCTGCAGGAACTTATTAATGATGCGCAGCATGGGGGGGCGACGATCCGCAATGAAAGCGGCGGGATTGTCAATCAGACGTTCATGTTTCCGGCCGTGCTCTATCCGGTGACTCCGCAGATGCGCGTTTTTAAGGAGGAGCAATTCGGCCCTGTGATTCCCGTGGTTCCCTATAAATCAGTTGAAGAGCCCCTGGGGTTTGTGACGGATTCGGATTACGGCCAGCAGATCAGTATTTTCGGCACCGACCCCGACCGCATCGCTGAACTTATCGACCCTCTGGTAAATCAGGTCTGCCGGGTCAACATCAACAGCCAGTGCCAGCGCGGACCGGATACTTTCCCTTTTACCGGGCGTAAGGATTCAGCTGAAGGCACCCTGTCCATGTCCGATGCCCTGCGGGTTTTTTCCATCCGCACCCTGGTGGCCGGAAAACTTAATGATATTAATAAGGATATTATCTCGACCATTACGCGCGAGCGCAAATCCCGTTTTTTATCTACGAATTTTCTTTTGTAA
- the purF gene encoding amidophosphoribosyltransferase, whose product MNTIQSNCKTCSVFTPSERPKDECGVFGLYKHPEAAKITYFGLYALQHRGQESAGISVNRGINDKIFSHKGMGLVPEIFNMEDLERIEGGSAIGHVRYSTTGDSILANAQPFVVNHRHRSYALAHNGNLVNAHIIREELEENGSIFQTTMDSEVFLHLFIKNLIKGDYESAILKAASKVEGAYSMILLTCKGEIIGMKDPNGFRPLALGKLNGHYVLASETCAFDLIQAEFIRELDPGEIVIINEDGIRSIKHPKAAIKKSLCIFEYIYFARPDSTIDGKNVYEMRKAHGRRLAQEAPVDADIVMPFPDSGNYAAIGYAAESGIPFEMGMIRNHYVGRSFIQPTQSMRDFAVRVKLNPVRELIKGKDIIIIEDSIIRGTTAKTRVKALKELGAGKIHMRVSCPPHKFPCYYGIDFSSKGELIAAQKPIDELTEYLGLDSLHYLSIEGMLEASGVDDPEANFCKACFDGTYPVPFDPNFTKQCMG is encoded by the coding sequence ATGAATACCATCCAATCAAATTGTAAAACCTGCTCCGTTTTCACGCCAAGTGAACGCCCTAAAGATGAATGTGGGGTTTTTGGCCTTTATAAACATCCGGAAGCGGCTAAAATCACCTATTTCGGGCTTTATGCACTCCAGCACAGGGGTCAGGAAAGCGCGGGGATCTCCGTGAACCGGGGGATTAACGACAAAATTTTCTCCCATAAAGGCATGGGGCTTGTACCAGAAATTTTCAACATGGAAGACCTTGAACGTATTGAAGGCGGGTCTGCCATCGGCCATGTCCGGTACTCCACGACCGGTGATTCCATTCTGGCCAATGCCCAGCCTTTTGTGGTCAACCACCGGCACCGCTCCTATGCCCTGGCCCACAACGGCAATCTGGTCAACGCCCACATCATCAGAGAAGAACTTGAAGAAAATGGCTCGATCTTCCAGACCACCATGGATTCGGAAGTATTTTTGCATCTTTTCATTAAAAATCTGATAAAAGGCGATTATGAGTCCGCCATATTAAAGGCGGCATCAAAGGTTGAAGGGGCCTACTCCATGATTCTGCTCACCTGTAAGGGCGAAATCATCGGCATGAAAGACCCTAACGGATTCCGTCCCCTGGCCCTTGGAAAATTGAACGGGCATTATGTACTGGCATCCGAAACCTGCGCCTTTGACCTTATCCAGGCCGAATTTATCCGGGAACTGGATCCCGGTGAAATCGTCATTATCAATGAAGACGGTATCAGAAGCATAAAACACCCCAAAGCGGCAATCAAAAAATCACTGTGCATATTTGAATATATCTATTTTGCCCGGCCCGACTCCACCATTGACGGCAAAAACGTCTATGAAATGAGAAAGGCACATGGCAGGCGTCTGGCCCAGGAAGCCCCTGTGGATGCGGATATTGTTATGCCGTTTCCCGACTCCGGCAACTATGCGGCCATCGGCTATGCCGCAGAATCTGGTATCCCCTTTGAAATGGGCATGATACGCAACCACTATGTGGGTAGAAGTTTTATCCAGCCCACACAGTCCATGCGGGATTTTGCCGTGCGGGTAAAACTGAATCCGGTACGGGAATTGATCAAAGGGAAAGATATTATCATCATTGAAGATTCAATTATTCGGGGCACCACAGCCAAAACCCGCGTTAAAGCCTTAAAAGAGTTAGGTGCCGGAAAAATACACATGCGAGTCTCCTGTCCGCCCCATAAGTTCCCCTGTTACTACGGTATTGATTTTTCATCCAAGGGAGAATTGATTGCGGCCCAGAAACCCATTGATGAACTGACCGAATACCTTGGACTGGATTCTTTGCATTACTTGTCCATTGAAGGCATGCTCGAAGCCTCCGGGGTAGATGATCCCGAAGCCAACTTCTGCAAAGCCTGTTTTGACGGTACATATCCCGTACCCTTTGACCCAAATTTCACTAAACAGTGCATGGGTTAA
- a CDS encoding acetate--CoA ligase family protein, translating to MKKYPLDFDQSATLLSEYGILPSGKQVYCLEDALKIAEDIGYPVVVKAICEKIVHKSDQGAVRLNLKNPDELTCATKSIEKLMGGFSIEKKEGLLVQKMLDKGFELLVGARQDPGFGPITMVGIGGIFVELFADAAPGIGVLTRQDVKRILKKTRAGKVLDGFRGQVYDKEAIIDLTIRISILMAENPDICELDLNPVIVHENGYAIVDTRLIKDPDFVSPSRQRISDWKRKSVDAIFKAESVAVVGASRPGTQGGVILKNCMKIKKLYPVHPKLKTIHGLTCYQNLDDLPEVPDICVFAVNSELTVLIFEQFCKLGGKGAIIFSDGFAEIGRLDLKKKLINLSKKYKVAFIGPNCMGVIDNYSGLNTNYIPVQRSVPVTPSNCVGVISQSGGIGLELLEMLGADRQNIGKWVSIGNAAVCGVPEILSHMGDDPRIKIIAVYLEGVADGLKLLQVGKKVAKKKPVVIIKGGMGGGAQAALSHTASLAGSHDAFKACCDQAGFYLIEELTEDPKIMVNILSILTSQPKTYGNRIAVISVGGGAGILLADQVTQEGMVLAKFTCETKQKLKKLIERDLKPDLSAVKDKILSNLGGNPIDLLGNCRDERLLEAIKIVDQDPNTDVIIAAIYLQVPLLSEYLPERLVELKQELTKPLIVSPRGFSEYVDRCRTFMADKKLHTYTVPMIKPLRIALEIWKKYKINFLD from the coding sequence ATGAAAAAGTATCCGTTGGATTTTGACCAAAGTGCCACGCTTTTGTCCGAATATGGCATTTTGCCTTCCGGGAAACAAGTCTACTGTCTTGAAGATGCGTTAAAAATCGCCGAGGATATCGGTTATCCGGTGGTTGTCAAAGCGATTTGTGAAAAAATCGTTCACAAATCCGACCAAGGCGCTGTAAGGCTGAACCTAAAAAATCCAGATGAACTGACCTGCGCAACAAAATCAATCGAAAAACTTATGGGCGGTTTCTCTATAGAAAAAAAAGAGGGGCTGCTTGTCCAGAAAATGTTGGACAAAGGATTTGAACTTCTTGTGGGGGCCAGACAGGACCCGGGGTTTGGTCCCATCACCATGGTGGGTATCGGTGGCATTTTTGTGGAACTGTTCGCAGATGCGGCACCAGGCATTGGCGTGCTCACCCGACAGGATGTGAAACGTATACTAAAAAAAACCCGGGCCGGTAAAGTTTTGGACGGATTCAGAGGTCAGGTATATGACAAAGAAGCCATCATAGATCTGACCATTCGCATATCCATATTAATGGCGGAAAATCCAGATATATGCGAGCTGGATTTAAATCCGGTGATTGTTCATGAAAATGGATATGCCATTGTAGATACACGATTGATTAAAGATCCTGATTTCGTGTCACCATCCCGGCAACGGATCAGTGACTGGAAGCGCAAAAGTGTGGATGCCATATTTAAAGCCGAATCTGTGGCAGTTGTGGGTGCTTCCCGGCCGGGGACCCAAGGTGGTGTTATTCTAAAAAACTGCATGAAAATTAAAAAACTCTACCCGGTTCACCCAAAACTGAAAACCATCCATGGATTGACCTGTTATCAAAACCTTGACGATCTGCCCGAGGTACCGGATATCTGCGTCTTCGCGGTGAATTCGGAACTAACCGTCTTGATTTTTGAACAGTTCTGCAAACTCGGCGGCAAAGGCGCCATTATTTTCAGTGACGGATTTGCAGAAATAGGCCGCTTGGATCTCAAAAAAAAGCTTATAAACTTAAGTAAAAAGTATAAAGTTGCATTTATCGGACCCAATTGCATGGGGGTAATTGATAATTATTCAGGGCTGAATACCAACTACATCCCGGTACAGCGGTCTGTTCCCGTTACCCCGTCCAATTGCGTGGGCGTAATATCCCAAAGCGGCGGCATCGGCCTTGAACTGCTTGAGATGCTTGGGGCGGACCGTCAAAACATAGGTAAATGGGTATCCATCGGCAATGCCGCCGTATGTGGGGTACCTGAAATACTGTCCCACATGGGAGATGATCCCAGAATTAAAATCATTGCCGTCTACCTGGAAGGTGTGGCAGACGGACTCAAATTGCTGCAGGTGGGAAAAAAGGTGGCAAAGAAAAAACCGGTGGTGATTATTAAAGGCGGTATGGGAGGCGGGGCCCAGGCAGCCTTATCTCATACGGCATCCCTTGCCGGTTCCCATGATGCATTCAAGGCCTGCTGCGATCAAGCTGGTTTTTATCTGATCGAAGAACTCACGGAAGATCCTAAAATCATGGTCAATATACTGTCCATTCTCACCAGCCAGCCCAAAACATACGGCAACCGGATTGCCGTAATCAGTGTCGGGGGCGGGGCCGGTATCCTCCTGGCGGATCAGGTCACACAGGAGGGAATGGTCCTGGCGAAATTTACCTGTGAAACCAAACAAAAACTTAAAAAACTGATAGAAAGAGATCTCAAACCAGACCTGTCGGCAGTAAAAGACAAAATATTAAGCAATTTAGGCGGCAATCCCATCGATCTTCTTGGCAACTGTCGGGATGAACGGCTCCTTGAAGCCATTAAAATAGTAGACCAGGATCCAAATACGGATGTGATTATCGCAGCCATCTACCTGCAGGTGCCCCTTTTAAGTGAATACCTGCCCGAGCGCCTTGTGGAGCTTAAACAGGAACTGACCAAGCCTTTGATTGTATCCCCCAGGGGATTTTCTGAATACGTGGACCGTTGCAGAACCTTTATGGCAGACAAAAAACTGCATACCTACACTGTCCCAATGATTAAACCTTTGCGTATTGCTCTGGAAATATGGAAAAAATATAAGATAAACTTTCTTGATTGA
- a CDS encoding radical SAM protein: MKKQTVAFSRQSTNLFFHILTHCNLRCAHCYINREQHGSNTLSLDTIEQWLGIFSSKAKDTNLILLGGEPTLHPDLSSIVGMAGSMGFKSITIDTNGFLFHNILDKITPDQIDFFSFSLDGVTKETNDAIRGEGCFDAVMSGISKAVEKGFTCSMIYTVSEKNIHEVTKLPELVKDLGISRFFIQVVGLRGETENTDARHQVSKSTWQETIPKTAEQIAKQGIIVTYPKVFLTHDETFECAANVADNYFIFPNGRVYQCPLCEDFAFHSYEIINNELTPRPKINETNFFSLNIPEGCVMNKLIQPGNLSYDDNGFPRYKIACCMLKEELQP, encoded by the coding sequence ATGAAAAAACAAACCGTTGCGTTTTCAAGACAGAGCACCAATCTGTTCTTCCACATACTGACACACTGTAATCTGCGCTGTGCCCACTGTTATATCAACCGGGAACAACACGGGAGCAACACCCTTTCCCTGGACACGATCGAACAGTGGCTTGGAATATTCTCTTCAAAGGCAAAGGATACTAACCTTATTCTTTTAGGGGGAGAACCCACACTTCATCCGGATCTTTCCTCGATTGTAGGCATGGCCGGATCCATGGGATTCAAATCAATCACCATTGATACCAACGGTTTTTTATTTCACAACATCCTGGACAAAATAACACCGGATCAAATCGACTTTTTTTCATTTTCCCTGGACGGTGTCACCAAAGAAACCAATGACGCCATCAGAGGAGAGGGATGTTTTGATGCCGTCATGTCAGGTATCAGCAAAGCCGTGGAAAAGGGATTCACCTGTTCCATGATCTATACGGTTTCTGAAAAAAATATCCATGAGGTGACAAAGCTTCCGGAACTGGTAAAGGATCTTGGAATTTCAAGATTTTTTATCCAGGTAGTGGGTCTGCGGGGGGAAACGGAAAACACCGATGCAAGACACCAGGTATCCAAATCTACCTGGCAGGAGACCATTCCCAAAACTGCAGAACAGATTGCAAAACAAGGAATTATCGTTACCTATCCAAAAGTGTTCCTCACCCATGACGAAACCTTTGAATGTGCGGCCAATGTAGCGGACAATTATTTTATCTTCCCCAACGGACGGGTGTACCAATGTCCTTTATGCGAAGATTTTGCATTTCATTCCTATGAAATAATAAATAATGAACTGACACCTCGCCCAAAAATCAATGAAACAAATTTTTTCTCTTTGAATATTCCCGAAGGGTGTGTAATGAATAAATTAATACAGCCGGGAAACCTATCTTACGATGATAACGGATTCCCCCGCTATAAAATCGCCTGTTGTATGCTCAAGGAAGAACTTCAGCCTTAA
- the carB gene encoding carbamoyl-phosphate synthase large subunit: MPKRNDIHKILIIGAGPIIISQACEFDYSGTQACKALKEEGFEVVLINSNPATIMTDPETADRVYVEPVSAETLCKVIEIERPDAVLPTLGGQTALNTTIDAAKTGIFEKYNIELIGASIDAINKAEDRELFRDAMNKIGLRIPQSGFATNMQEVEETAQRIGFPIIVRPSFTLGGTGGGVAYNMEELANLSKAGLDASLITQVMLEESVLGWKEYELEVMRDHADNVVIICSIENVDAMGVHTGDSITVAPAQTLSDKEYQALRDASIAIIREIGVDTGGSNVQFAVNPENGEIIVVEMNPRVSRSSALASKATGFPIAKIAAKLAVGYTLDEIPNDITGETMACFEPSIDYCVVKIPRWTFEKFPETDDILTTAMKSVGETMSIGRTFKEALQKGLRSLEIGRAGFGADGKDPAPGSVAGTDLEYKLSTPNSQRIFYIKYAIEHGMPITMIHELTAIDPWFLYQMKQIVDLEKQLKLAGMNLPKDLFEKAKKYGFSDMQLAYLSGGLTDKQIEQKRKDLGIVPVYKLVDTCAAEFRAVTPYYYSTYESECEARVSDKKKVIILGGGPNRIGQGIEFDYCCVHASFALREEGVESIMVNSNPETVSTDYDTSDKLYFEPLTREDVLHIVEKEKPFGVIVQFGGQTPLNLATDLQKAGVPIIGTSPESIDRAEDRDLFAAMLKKLGLRQPDNGIAYSYEEAVSVARDIGYPVMVRPSFVLGGRAMKIVYDEKDLEEYFDLAVQASPDKPVLIDKFLEEAFELDVDAISDGEDTVIGGMMEHIEEAGIHSGDSACVLPPYSIEDHHIKEMSDAAKAIAKELNVKGLMNIQFGIMNDTVYIIEVNPRASRTIPFVSKAIGVPLAKLATKVMLGKTLKELGVTKEVIPPYYCVKEAVMPFDRFDNVDPVLGPEMKSTGEVMGIDKDLGAAVAKSQFAAGQKLPKEGTVFISVQDKDKKAALPVAELFHDMGFTIMATRGTVTFLEENKIPSTFVKKVSAGRPHVVDAVKNGEIQLILNTGSSSQTQRDGYEIRRAAIKYKIPYATTTDGARAISLAIQAMKKENLTVKPLQHYHQEN, encoded by the coding sequence ATGCCAAAGCGTAACGACATCCATAAAATTCTGATCATTGGTGCCGGCCCGATCATCATCAGCCAGGCATGCGAGTTTGACTATTCCGGCACCCAGGCCTGTAAGGCTTTGAAGGAAGAAGGATTTGAAGTTGTCCTGATCAACTCCAATCCGGCCACCATCATGACCGACCCTGAAACAGCCGACCGGGTATATGTTGAACCGGTAAGTGCTGAAACCCTGTGCAAGGTAATTGAGATTGAGCGGCCCGATGCCGTTCTACCCACCCTTGGGGGCCAGACGGCGCTTAACACCACCATAGATGCCGCCAAAACAGGGATATTTGAAAAATATAATATTGAATTGATCGGTGCATCCATTGACGCCATCAACAAGGCCGAAGACCGGGAGCTATTCCGGGATGCCATGAATAAGATCGGTCTAAGAATTCCCCAATCCGGATTTGCCACCAACATGCAGGAGGTGGAAGAGACGGCCCAGCGCATCGGATTTCCCATTATTGTCCGGCCAAGCTTCACCCTTGGCGGAACCGGTGGCGGCGTGGCCTATAATATGGAAGAGCTTGCAAACCTTTCCAAGGCCGGCCTTGACGCGTCCCTGATCACCCAGGTGATGCTTGAGGAGTCTGTTCTGGGATGGAAAGAATATGAGCTTGAGGTGATGCGGGATCACGCAGACAACGTAGTGATCATCTGCTCTATTGAAAACGTTGACGCCATGGGGGTCCATACAGGTGACTCCATTACCGTGGCCCCGGCCCAGACCCTGTCGGATAAGGAATACCAGGCGTTGCGGGATGCCTCCATTGCCATCATCAGAGAAATCGGCGTGGATACGGGCGGTTCAAATGTTCAGTTTGCCGTGAACCCGGAAAACGGGGAAATTATCGTAGTTGAAATGAACCCAAGGGTATCCAGATCTTCCGCCCTTGCCTCCAAGGCTACGGGCTTTCCTATTGCCAAAATAGCAGCTAAGCTTGCCGTAGGCTACACCCTGGATGAAATTCCCAATGATATCACCGGCGAAACCATGGCCTGCTTTGAGCCTTCCATTGACTATTGCGTGGTAAAAATTCCGCGCTGGACCTTTGAAAAATTCCCCGAAACCGACGACATACTCACCACAGCCATGAAATCCGTTGGTGAAACCATGTCCATCGGCAGAACCTTTAAAGAGGCCCTGCAAAAAGGGTTGCGCTCCCTTGAAATCGGCCGGGCTGGTTTCGGTGCCGACGGCAAAGATCCGGCGCCGGGATCCGTTGCGGGTACGGATCTGGAATACAAATTATCTACCCCCAATTCCCAGCGTATTTTTTACATCAAATACGCCATTGAACATGGCATGCCCATCACCATGATCCATGAGCTGACAGCCATTGATCCCTGGTTTCTCTACCAGATGAAACAGATTGTGGACCTTGAAAAGCAACTGAAACTGGCCGGAATGAATCTGCCCAAAGATCTGTTTGAAAAGGCCAAAAAATACGGTTTTTCTGATATGCAGTTGGCTTATCTGTCCGGAGGACTGACAGACAAGCAGATCGAACAGAAACGAAAAGACTTAGGCATTGTTCCCGTATATAAACTGGTGGACACCTGTGCTGCGGAATTCAGGGCGGTTACCCCTTACTATTACTCCACCTATGAAAGCGAATGCGAGGCCCGGGTATCGGACAAAAAAAAGGTAATCATCCTGGGCGGCGGTCCCAACCGCATCGGACAGGGCATTGAATTTGACTACTGCTGTGTTCATGCCTCCTTTGCGTTAAGGGAAGAAGGTGTGGAATCTATTATGGTCAACTCCAACCCGGAAACGGTCTCCACGGACTATGATACCTCGGACAAGCTCTATTTCGAACCGCTGACCAGAGAAGATGTGCTTCACATCGTTGAAAAAGAAAAACCCTTTGGGGTAATTGTCCAGTTTGGCGGCCAGACGCCTTTAAACCTTGCCACAGACCTTCAAAAAGCAGGGGTGCCCATCATCGGTACAAGTCCGGAAAGCATTGACCGGGCTGAGGACCGGGATCTGTTTGCGGCCATGCTTAAAAAACTGGGACTGCGCCAGCCGGATAACGGCATCGCATATTCCTATGAAGAAGCGGTCTCCGTTGCAAGGGATATCGGATACCCGGTCATGGTACGCCCTTCCTTTGTTCTGGGCGGACGGGCCATGAAAATCGTCTATGATGAAAAAGATCTGGAAGAATATTTCGATCTTGCGGTTCAGGCATCACCGGACAAACCGGTCCTTATTGATAAGTTCCTGGAAGAAGCCTTTGAGTTGGATGTGGACGCCATATCCGACGGTGAGGATACCGTCATCGGCGGAATGATGGAGCATATTGAAGAGGCCGGCATTCATTCCGGCGATTCGGCCTGTGTACTGCCGCCATATTCCATTGAAGACCACCACATCAAAGAGATGTCGGATGCAGCCAAAGCCATTGCCAAGGAACTGAATGTCAAAGGCTTGATGAACATCCAGTTCGGGATTATGAATGATACGGTTTACATCATTGAGGTAAATCCCAGGGCCTCCAGAACCATACCCTTTGTCTCCAAGGCCATCGGTGTGCCGCTGGCAAAACTTGCCACCAAGGTCATGCTGGGAAAAACCCTGAAAGAACTTGGTGTAACAAAAGAAGTCATCCCGCCCTATTATTGTGTTAAAGAAGCGGTGATGCCCTTTGACCGCTTTGACAACGTGGATCCTGTACTTGGGCCGGAGATGAAATCCACAGGCGAAGTCATGGGCATTGATAAGGATCTTGGAGCAGCTGTAGCCAAATCCCAGTTTGCTGCCGGACAGAAACTGCCCAAGGAAGGCACGGTTTTTATCTCTGTCCAGGACAAGGATAAAAAGGCAGCATTACCTGTGGCCGAGCTTTTCCATGACATGGGATTCACCATCATGGCCACCCGGGGAACGGTCACATTCCTGGAGGAAAATAAAATTCCATCCACCTTTGTGAAAAAAGTGTCTGCGGGCCGGCCCCATGTGGTGGATGCGGTGAAAAACGGTGAAATACAGCTTATTTTAAACACAGGTTCGTCCAGCCAGACCCAAAGAGACGGTTATGAAATTCGCAGGGCAGCCATTAAATATAAAATACCCTATGCCACCACAACGGACGGGGCTCGGGCCATCAGTCTGGCCATCCAGGCCATGAAAAAAGAAAACCTGACGGTTAAGCCACTCCAGCATTACCATCAGGAAAATTAA
- the carA gene encoding glutamine-hydrolyzing carbamoyl-phosphate synthase small subunit, whose translation MKALLALEDGRTFSCRSFTGPGEAQGEVVFNTSMTGYQEILTDPSYHGQMVTMTYPLIGNYGVCPEDVESDRIHAAAFIVKEYQEFPSNFRSKGTLADYLIKSHVLGIEDLDTRALTRHIRKSGAMRAMISTTDLDPESLVARAKQIPSMEGSNLVEYVTTKKPYFWKDNNPDYLDVKNLEDPAIWRQKGKKHSVVALDFGIKYNIIRCLEDAGCEVLVVPAKTDVQTIKNLNPDGVFLSNGPGDPEPLTSIVATIRELLENYPVFGICLGMQLLGLAMGGKTMKIKFGHRGGNQPVKNMDTGKVEITSQNHGFAVDLNTLDKNKCHLTHINLNEDSLEGLKNDTIRAFAVQYHPEASPGPHDAAYLFNQFAKVMENAKA comes from the coding sequence ATGAAAGCATTGTTAGCCCTGGAAGATGGAAGAACATTTTCCTGTAGAAGTTTTACAGGGCCGGGCGAAGCCCAGGGAGAGGTGGTGTTCAACACCAGCATGACCGGTTACCAGGAGATTTTGACCGACCCGTCCTATCACGGGCAGATGGTCACCATGACCTATCCGCTCATAGGAAACTACGGTGTGTGTCCGGAAGATGTTGAATCAGACCGTATTCATGCGGCAGCCTTCATTGTCAAAGAATACCAGGAGTTTCCAAGCAATTTCAGATCAAAGGGAACCCTTGCCGATTATCTGATAAAATCCCATGTTCTGGGTATTGAGGACCTGGATACCCGGGCTCTGACCCGGCATATCCGTAAATCCGGTGCCATGAGAGCCATGATATCCACCACGGATCTGGACCCTGAATCCCTTGTGGCACGGGCCAAACAGATTCCTTCCATGGAAGGGTCCAACCTGGTGGAATATGTCACAACTAAAAAACCCTATTTCTGGAAAGACAACAACCCGGATTATCTGGATGTCAAAAACCTTGAAGACCCTGCTATATGGCGTCAAAAAGGTAAAAAACATTCTGTGGTGGCCCTGGATTTCGGCATAAAATACAATATTATCCGCTGTCTTGAAGACGCAGGATGTGAAGTGCTGGTGGTTCCGGCAAAAACAGATGTCCAGACCATAAAAAACCTGAACCCGGACGGTGTTTTCCTGTCAAACGGCCCCGGCGACCCGGAGCCGTTGACCTCTATTGTGGCAACCATACGCGAACTTCTTGAAAACTATCCTGTTTTTGGAATTTGCCTTGGCATGCAGCTTCTCGGTCTTGCTATGGGCGGTAAAACCATGAAAATCAAATTCGGCCACAGGGGCGGCAATCAGCCGGTAAAAAATATGGATACCGGCAAAGTTGAAATTACTTCCCAGAACCACGGATTTGCAGTCGATTTGAATACCCTCGACAAAAACAAATGCCACCTGACCCACATCAACCTGAACGAAGACTCCCTGGAAGGGCTTAAGAACGATACCATCCGGGCGTTTGCCGTTCAGTACCACCCCGAAGCCTCCCCAGGTCCCCATGATGCGGCCTATCTTTTTAACCAGTTTGCAAAAGTGATGGAAAATGCCAAAGCGTAA